The proteins below come from a single Chryseobacterium bernardetii genomic window:
- a CDS encoding GNAT family N-acetyltransferase, translating into MKFENNRSGNGGVLTLNNEVKEVGRLTYTIFPEEQKLIISFVLVHPEFEGRGMGKYLVEEAIKFARENNWNVYPHCSYARAVMMRMNDVDDIFLKS; encoded by the coding sequence ATGAAATTTGAAAACAACAGATCCGGAAACGGCGGAGTTCTTACCCTGAACAATGAAGTAAAAGAAGTAGGAAGATTAACCTATACTATTTTCCCGGAAGAGCAAAAACTGATTATTTCTTTTGTCCTTGTACATCCTGAGTTTGAAGGAAGAGGAATGGGAAAATACTTAGTGGAAGAAGCCATCAAATTTGCAAGGGAAAATAACTGGAATGTTTATCCTCACTGCTCTTATGCCAGAGCTGTCATGATGAGAATGAATGATGTGGACGATATTTTCTTAAAGAGCTAA
- a CDS encoding OsmC family protein, whose translation MKITLNRINDDFLFECTNGQGNSILLDNTSQPGAKGVSPMESVLMAVAGCSGIDVVSILKKQRQEIKSFQAEVEGERVQVDDAKPFKSIKVKFLLEGEIDPKKALKAAELSFEKYCSVSKTLEPNVEIGYEVFVNGDKI comes from the coding sequence ATGAAAATAACACTTAATAGAATCAACGACGATTTTTTATTTGAATGTACAAACGGACAGGGTAATTCCATCCTTTTAGACAATACTTCACAGCCGGGAGCTAAAGGAGTTTCTCCAATGGAAAGTGTGTTGATGGCAGTAGCCGGATGCAGCGGGATAGACGTAGTTTCTATTTTGAAGAAGCAGCGTCAGGAAATAAAAAGCTTTCAGGCAGAAGTGGAAGGAGAAAGAGTTCAGGTAGATGATGCAAAACCTTTTAAATCTATCAAAGTAAAATTCCTTTTAGAAGGAGAAATTGATCCTAAGAAAGCTTTGAAAGCAGCAGAACTATCTTTTGAAAAATACTGTTCCGTATCAAAAACATTAGAACCTAATGTGGAAATAGGATATGAAGTATTTGTTAACGGAGATAAAATTTAA
- a CDS encoding stage II sporulation protein M, which yields MREVYFIKQNKEKWLGIEQVIDGKIKKNPDDLSSLYINLINDLSFAQTYYPKSNTTVYLNHLSSQIFQKIYKTKRVEENRLVYFFKTEVPLLVYQYRRYLLYAFLFFALFTSIGVLSAMYDKDFVNIILGESYVNETIENIKKNNAVGVYQSGTTWGTTIGIIFNNIQVGAKLYIYGIAGGVGTLFALLSNSVMLGSFQYFFYDYGALKDSARGIWLHGVFEIFAMVVEAMCGLILGASILFPRTFSRFNSFKKGFKDSFKIFLSTVPFTICAGIIEGYVTRHALKMPVILNLIIILGSLAVIGFYYFVYPSIVNKKTNKHLNDTIL from the coding sequence ATGAGAGAAGTTTATTTCATTAAACAAAATAAAGAAAAATGGTTGGGAATAGAACAGGTTATTGATGGGAAAATAAAAAAAAATCCTGATGACCTGTCTTCGTTATATATAAACCTGATCAATGATCTTTCTTTTGCTCAGACCTACTATCCTAAAAGCAATACTACCGTTTATCTGAATCACCTGTCTTCACAGATCTTTCAAAAGATTTATAAAACCAAGAGAGTAGAGGAGAACAGATTGGTGTATTTCTTTAAAACAGAAGTCCCGTTGCTGGTCTATCAGTATCGGAGATATTTACTGTATGCTTTTCTGTTTTTTGCTCTATTCACTTCTATAGGGGTACTTTCTGCGATGTATGATAAAGATTTTGTGAATATCATTCTTGGAGAAAGCTATGTGAATGAAACCATCGAAAACATTAAAAAGAATAATGCAGTTGGAGTTTACCAGAGTGGGACAACCTGGGGAACAACCATTGGGATTATTTTCAATAACATCCAGGTTGGGGCTAAGCTATATATTTACGGAATTGCCGGTGGGGTAGGAACTTTATTTGCGCTGCTTTCCAACAGCGTAATGTTGGGATCATTCCAGTACTTTTTCTACGATTATGGTGCGTTAAAAGACAGTGCAAGAGGAATCTGGCTCCACGGAGTCTTTGAAATATTTGCGATGGTAGTGGAAGCAATGTGTGGTTTAATTTTGGGAGCATCTATTTTATTTCCAAGAACCTTCTCGAGGTTTAATTCTTTTAAAAAAGGATTTAAAGATTCTTTTAAAATATTTTTAAGTACGGTTCCTTTTACCATTTGCGCCGGAATTATTGAAGGATATGTTACAAGACATGCTTTAAAGATGCCTGTGATCCTGAACCTTATTATTATTTTAGGATCTCTGGCAGTGATAGGATTTTACTATTTTGTGTATCCTTCTATAGTTAATAAAAAAACTAATAAACACCTCAATGATACAATTTTATAA
- a CDS encoding AAA family ATPase, with amino-acid sequence MENLDNPNIENQPSINLNKNEDQFQSRIDMIELRASLDKVKAEIGKVIVGQENMIEHLLAALLSNGHVLIEGVPGVAKTITAKLLAKTIDVGFSRIQFTPDLMPSDILGTSVFSVKNSEFEFKKGPVFSNFILIDEINRSPAKTQAALFEVMEERQITMDGTRYIMEEPFLVVATQNPIEHEGTYRLPEAQLDRFLFKINVGYPNLEQEIAIIKNQHESKKEDKTEGVSRVITADQLKGYQQLVKEIIVESQLMEYIAKIIINTRENQFLYLGASPRASLALLTASKAFAALRGRDFVTPEDIKDASYAVLRHRVIVSPEREMEGLTADEIIRQILEGIEIPR; translated from the coding sequence ATGGAAAATCTTGATAACCCAAACATAGAAAACCAGCCTTCTATCAATCTAAATAAAAATGAAGATCAGTTCCAGTCCAGAATTGACATGATAGAGCTTCGGGCAAGTCTGGATAAGGTGAAAGCAGAAATAGGAAAAGTAATCGTAGGCCAGGAGAATATGATAGAACATCTTCTGGCAGCATTACTTTCAAACGGACACGTTCTTATTGAAGGTGTTCCCGGAGTTGCGAAGACAATTACAGCAAAGCTATTAGCTAAAACTATTGATGTAGGCTTCAGCAGAATTCAGTTTACACCGGACCTGATGCCTTCAGATATCCTGGGGACTTCAGTTTTCAGTGTGAAAAACTCTGAATTTGAATTTAAAAAAGGACCTGTCTTTTCTAACTTTATTTTGATTGATGAGATCAACAGGTCACCAGCCAAAACTCAGGCAGCATTATTTGAAGTCATGGAGGAAAGGCAGATCACAATGGACGGTACCCGTTACATAATGGAAGAACCATTCCTGGTGGTAGCTACTCAAAACCCGATAGAACATGAAGGTACATATAGACTTCCGGAGGCACAGCTAGACCGTTTCCTGTTCAAAATTAATGTAGGGTATCCAAATCTTGAGCAGGAAATCGCGATCATTAAAAATCAGCACGAAAGTAAAAAAGAAGATAAAACAGAAGGGGTGAGCCGTGTTATTACGGCAGACCAACTGAAAGGCTATCAGCAATTGGTAAAGGAAATTATCGTGGAATCTCAGCTGATGGAATATATCGCTAAGATTATCATCAATACGAGAGAAAACCAATTCCTGTATTTGGGAGCCTCACCAAGAGCTTCACTGGCACTTCTTACTGCTTCCAAGGCTTTTGCAGCATTAAGAGGAAGAGATTTTGTAACTCCTGAAGATATTAAAGATGCAAGTTATGCTGTTTTAAGACACAGAGTGATCGTTTCTCCGGAAAGAGAGATGGAAGGTCTTACAGCAGATGAAATTATCCGTCAGATTTTGGAGGGAATAGAAATTCCGAGATAG
- a CDS encoding DUF4013 domain-containing protein, with protein MIQFYKKRDFGTFISDSFNFFKLYGKNYFKNYILINGLLLILMVTVFIFGYKELFSQIFGSNLGGDTYYFERYFSENAGMLIGVGVLTFLLFMILAVINYLYPVFYLKRIANGAKNIKTDEILGDFKKNIGKIVKLCLGMTFIVIPLSLFIVGFSYLLVFVLIGIFLVMIVYPTLFNVITFLMYDYFNSGRGFMESLSYSIRSQFSYPNGSEKSPYWKYWGAAFVMFIIMTMISSVFTYIPMIFFYGSVLTSTPDGNFEQNPFTGVFGIAFFVFYGISMLLSFFLSNLLYVNAGLMYYDSRTDLHQKVELEEIDTIGINE; from the coding sequence ATGATACAATTTTATAAGAAACGGGACTTCGGAACTTTCATAAGTGACAGTTTCAACTTTTTCAAACTATACGGAAAGAATTATTTTAAGAACTATATTCTGATTAATGGCTTGCTGTTGATTTTAATGGTTACAGTTTTTATTTTCGGATATAAGGAACTTTTTTCACAGATTTTTGGATCCAATCTGGGAGGAGATACCTATTATTTTGAACGGTATTTCTCGGAGAACGCAGGAATGCTGATTGGAGTAGGTGTTCTCACATTTCTGCTTTTTATGATCCTGGCGGTCATTAATTATCTTTATCCTGTCTTTTATCTGAAAAGAATTGCTAACGGGGCAAAGAATATAAAGACAGATGAGATTTTAGGCGACTTTAAAAAGAATATTGGAAAAATTGTTAAGTTATGCCTTGGGATGACATTTATTGTAATTCCTTTATCATTATTTATAGTAGGTTTTTCCTATCTTCTGGTCTTTGTACTGATCGGGATTTTTCTTGTTATGATTGTTTATCCTACATTGTTTAATGTGATTACATTTCTGATGTACGATTATTTTAATTCAGGCAGAGGGTTTATGGAAAGTTTAAGCTATTCTATCCGTTCGCAGTTTTCTTATCCTAACGGGAGCGAGAAATCTCCTTACTGGAAATACTGGGGAGCAGCTTTTGTGATGTTTATTATAATGACGATGATCAGTTCCGTATTTACCTATATTCCGATGATCTTTTTCTATGGCTCAGTACTTACTAGCACACCGGATGGAAATTTTGAGCAAAATCCTTTTACAGGCGTTTTTGGAATTGCATTTTTTGTTTTTTACGGAATATCAATGCTGCTTTCATTCTTCCTTTCCAATCTGTTGTATGTGAATGCCGGGCTGATGTATTATGACAGCAGAACAGATCTTCATCAGAAAGTAGAATTAGAAGAAATAGATACTATCGGAATTAATGAATAG
- a CDS encoding UDP-2,3-diacylglucosamine diphosphatase: protein MKRNVELVVISDVHLGTYGCKAKELLRYLNSIQPKTLVLNGDIIDIWQFKKSYFPKPHLKVIRKILSFATKNTDVYYITGNHDEMFRKFTDFELGKLKVCNKICLTIDQKKTWIFHGDVFDASVQHSKWIAKLGGKGYDLLIIINNVVNWFLEKMGREKYSFSKKIKNNVKKAVKYIGDFELTASELAIDNQYDYVVCGHIHQPQIREVVNKKGSCTYLNSGDWIENLSALEYHDKEWKIFYYDDHKHLLKDDEAEEIQEMDNSELLKIVTNFT, encoded by the coding sequence ATGAAAAGAAACGTTGAGCTAGTTGTCATATCGGATGTTCATTTGGGAACTTATGGATGTAAGGCTAAGGAATTGCTGAGATACCTCAATTCTATCCAGCCTAAAACTTTGGTTTTGAATGGTGATATCATTGATATCTGGCAATTCAAAAAGTCTTACTTCCCTAAACCTCATTTGAAAGTGATCAGAAAGATCCTTTCATTTGCTACCAAGAATACAGATGTTTATTATATTACGGGAAACCATGATGAAATGTTCCGTAAGTTTACCGATTTTGAATTGGGAAAACTTAAAGTCTGTAATAAAATCTGTCTGACGATTGACCAGAAAAAAACCTGGATTTTTCACGGAGATGTTTTCGATGCATCAGTCCAGCATTCCAAGTGGATCGCCAAACTTGGCGGCAAGGGGTACGACCTTTTAATTATTATCAATAATGTAGTGAATTGGTTTTTGGAGAAAATGGGTAGAGAGAAATATTCGTTTTCAAAAAAGATTAAAAATAATGTAAAAAAAGCGGTAAAGTACATTGGTGACTTTGAGCTCACGGCTTCTGAACTGGCCATTGATAATCAATATGACTATGTGGTTTGCGGACACATTCATCAGCCGCAGATTCGGGAGGTTGTTAATAAAAAAGGATCCTGTACTTACCTGAATTCCGGTGACTGGATTGAAAATCTGTCTGCATTGGAATATCATGATAAGGAATGGAAGATCTTTTACTATGACGATCACAAACATTTACTGAAAGATGACGAGGCAGAGGAAATTCAGGAAATGGATAATTCTGAGCTTTTAAAAATCGTAACCAATTTTACTTAA
- a CDS encoding DUF58 domain-containing protein, which produces MKNLYINTRFFFTLIGVGILYVLAFFFPVLMWMGHIALLLCFLAAMVDYLLIFNQKNAVQAQRILPEKLSNGDENFIKVDIKNNYSFKITTKIIDEIPFQFQKRDFLIQKSINAGTNTFFQYSLEPKERGEYHFGSLNIYASSPLGFIAKRFSFQKDATLPSYPSFIHLRKYELMALQSEFLLGGIKKVRKLGHTMEFEQIKEYVPGDDIRTINWKATSKANRLMVNQFQDEKSQRIFMLIDKGRTMKMPFQGLSLLDYSINATMALSHIILRKGDRAGMMTFSKKAENKIAAENKSGQLKKISEALYNIKTDFFESDFNRLYQDVKYSINQRSLILLFTNFETLDGLNRQLKYLRGIAKNHLLVVVFFKNSELQTLIHKNPENMQEIYDEIVAEKFEFEKKLIIQELRKYGIYTVYTLPENLNIDVINKYLEIKARGIL; this is translated from the coding sequence ATGAAAAACTTATACATCAATACCCGTTTCTTCTTTACGCTCATTGGAGTAGGGATACTGTATGTGCTGGCATTTTTCTTTCCGGTGTTGATGTGGATGGGCCACATTGCCCTGTTGCTTTGTTTTCTTGCTGCGATGGTGGATTATTTGTTGATCTTTAATCAGAAAAATGCGGTACAGGCACAAAGGATATTACCAGAAAAATTATCTAATGGTGATGAAAACTTTATAAAGGTTGATATTAAAAATAACTACAGCTTTAAGATCACCACGAAGATCATTGATGAGATACCGTTTCAGTTTCAGAAAAGAGATTTTTTAATTCAAAAATCTATTAATGCAGGAACCAATACTTTCTTCCAGTATAGTTTAGAGCCTAAGGAAAGAGGGGAGTATCATTTCGGAAGCCTGAATATTTATGCTTCATCACCTTTAGGGTTTATTGCAAAAAGATTCAGTTTTCAGAAAGATGCCACGTTACCGTCTTATCCGTCTTTTATTCACCTCAGAAAATATGAGCTGATGGCTTTGCAGAGTGAATTTTTGTTAGGCGGAATCAAAAAGGTAAGAAAGCTGGGGCATACGATGGAATTTGAACAGATTAAAGAATATGTACCAGGAGACGATATCAGAACGATTAACTGGAAAGCAACTTCTAAGGCTAATCGATTGATGGTAAACCAATTCCAGGATGAAAAATCACAGCGTATTTTTATGCTGATTGATAAAGGACGAACTATGAAGATGCCATTTCAAGGATTAAGCCTTTTGGATTATTCCATTAATGCAACCATGGCATTGTCTCATATTATCTTAAGAAAAGGAGATAGGGCGGGGATGATGACCTTCTCCAAAAAGGCTGAAAACAAAATTGCTGCTGAGAACAAGTCCGGGCAGCTTAAGAAAATATCAGAAGCCCTTTATAATATTAAAACAGACTTTTTTGAAAGTGATTTCAACCGATTGTACCAGGACGTAAAATATTCTATCAACCAAAGAAGTTTAATCCTGCTATTTACCAATTTTGAAACACTGGATGGGCTTAACCGGCAGCTGAAATATCTTCGTGGAATAGCTAAGAATCATTTATTGGTAGTCGTATTTTTCAAAAATTCAGAATTACAGACATTAATTCATAAAAATCCAGAAAATATGCAGGAAATCTATGATGAAATTGTGGCTGAGAAATTTGAGTTTGAAAAGAAACTGATTATCCAGGAACTCCGAAAATATGGAATTTATACCGTATATACACTTCCTGAGAATTTGAATATTGATGTTATCAATAAATATCTGGAGATAAAAGCCAGAGGAATTTTATAA
- a CDS encoding RDD family protein, producing MSQIAINTSQNVNINFNTASVGERMLAFIIDLLIRVAYIVIILYLFFNVLDLGYLLNGLDSWSVMAVYIILSFPTYIYPLVLESLMEGQTPGKKLMKIRVVKIDGYQAGFGDYMIRWVFRLIDVSFAGVVGLISMIVSKNNQRLGDIASGTAVISLKNNINISHTILENINEDYVPSFPQVIALSDNDMRIIKDNYTKAVKADDRQIISKLSDKIKSILKLEIDPTKMTEKQFINVIIKDYNYYTGKDN from the coding sequence ATGTCTCAGATCGCGATAAATACTTCACAAAATGTAAATATTAACTTCAATACAGCAAGTGTTGGAGAAAGAATGCTTGCATTTATCATTGATCTTCTGATAAGGGTTGCCTATATTGTCATTATCCTGTATTTGTTTTTCAACGTCCTGGACCTGGGATATTTGCTTAATGGCCTGGATAGCTGGTCTGTAATGGCCGTTTATATCATCCTTTCCTTTCCTACTTACATCTATCCTTTAGTTTTAGAAAGTTTAATGGAAGGACAGACACCGGGAAAAAAACTCATGAAAATCAGAGTGGTAAAGATTGATGGATATCAGGCCGGCTTTGGAGATTATATGATCCGTTGGGTATTCAGGCTTATAGATGTATCCTTTGCGGGAGTAGTAGGCTTAATTTCAATGATCGTTTCCAAAAATAATCAGCGCTTGGGAGATATCGCCTCCGGAACAGCTGTGATTTCTTTAAAAAACAACATCAATATTTCTCATACTATTCTTGAGAACATCAACGAAGATTATGTTCCTTCATTTCCTCAGGTGATTGCTTTGAGTGATAATGATATGAGAATCATTAAGGATAATTATACTAAAGCTGTGAAAGCAGACGACCGCCAGATCATCAGTAAACTTTCCGATAAGATCAAAAGCATTCTGAAACTGGAAATAGATCCTACCAAAATGACGGAAAAACAGTTTATCAATGTTATTATTAAAGACTATAACTATTATACCGGAAAGGATAATTAA
- a CDS encoding DUF4129 domain-containing protein, giving the protein MNRILFFILLVFSLSIVKAQDDYTADSLYTTGHYHNMLRADSVLANNPVSENTVYPKEFKKNIPSRYKGNEFDYTVSKPRESFWQKLMRKVDRIFRSIFGQTVFEKSSKVTVALVRLFAIILVGFLLYFIIKYILGKDGNFIFGKKNKKINLNVEELHENIHEINFPESIAKFEHSGDYRSAVRYQFLFILKKLSDKKLINWNPEKTNKDYVAELKVPQLKSEFFDLSYIFDYVWYGEFNIDEQSYQKFKNQYQAFKP; this is encoded by the coding sequence ATGAATAGGATTCTTTTTTTCATATTATTAGTTTTTTCCCTAAGCATTGTGAAAGCTCAGGATGATTATACGGCAGATTCACTGTATACCACCGGGCATTATCATAATATGCTGCGGGCAGATTCTGTGCTGGCAAATAACCCGGTTTCAGAAAATACAGTGTATCCTAAAGAATTTAAGAAGAATATTCCGTCAAGATACAAAGGCAATGAATTTGATTATACCGTATCAAAACCAAGAGAATCTTTCTGGCAGAAACTAATGAGAAAAGTAGACCGTATTTTCAGAAGTATTTTTGGGCAAACGGTTTTTGAAAAATCCTCTAAAGTAACGGTAGCACTTGTTCGGCTTTTTGCTATCATCCTGGTAGGCTTTCTTTTATATTTTATCATTAAATATATTCTGGGAAAAGACGGGAATTTTATTTTCGGCAAAAAGAATAAGAAGATCAATCTGAATGTAGAAGAACTCCATGAAAATATCCATGAAATCAATTTTCCGGAAAGTATTGCAAAATTTGAACATTCAGGAGATTATCGTTCTGCCGTCCGCTATCAGTTCTTATTCATTCTTAAAAAATTAAGTGATAAAAAGCTTATCAACTGGAATCCGGAAAAGACCAATAAAGACTATGTGGCAGAGTTAAAAGTACCCCAACTTAAAAGTGAATTCTTCGATCTGTCCTATATCTTCGATTATGTATGGTACGGGGAGTTCAATATTGATGAGCAGAGTTACCAGAAATTTAAAAATCAGTATCAGGCATTTAAACCATAA
- a CDS encoding glycosyltransferase family protein, which translates to MKILYAFQGTGNGHMARAQEIIPILKKYASVDTLISGHQSQLKADFAIDFQYRGISLLYNKTGGLSYRKTFSENKFIDAARTIRNLELSQYDLIINDYEPLTGWASKLKKLPLIELSHQASMSFPETPKPEKKDFLGEMILKYYVPSERKIGFHFENYHPQIKKPVIRKKIRNLTPYKQGYYLVYLPSFADENIIKVLRKIPVEWKVFSKYSKVRVKVKNVEVFPIDETQYLKYFENCEGILCNAGFETPAEALFMDKKLFVIPIHNQYEQECNACALDKMGIPNSKILDFQEIMEWVASEYHLKVDYPDNIEEILVKDVLAL; encoded by the coding sequence ATGAAAATACTGTATGCATTTCAGGGTACCGGAAACGGTCATATGGCCAGAGCTCAGGAGATTATCCCGATACTCAAAAAATATGCTTCGGTAGACACGCTCATTAGTGGACACCAGTCGCAATTAAAGGCTGATTTTGCCATTGATTTTCAATATAGAGGTATTTCCCTTCTTTATAACAAAACAGGAGGCTTATCCTATCGGAAAACGTTTTCTGAGAATAAATTTATTGATGCGGCAAGAACGATAAGAAATTTAGAGCTTTCTCAATATGACTTAATTATTAACGATTATGAGCCTTTGACAGGCTGGGCTTCAAAATTAAAGAAACTGCCACTGATTGAACTGAGCCATCAGGCATCCATGAGTTTTCCGGAAACACCTAAGCCTGAAAAGAAAGATTTCCTGGGAGAAATGATTTTAAAATATTATGTTCCCAGTGAAAGAAAGATTGGCTTTCATTTTGAAAATTATCATCCACAGATTAAAAAGCCGGTCATACGGAAAAAGATCAGAAACCTTACCCCTTACAAGCAAGGTTATTATCTTGTTTATCTTCCGAGTTTTGCAGATGAAAATATTATTAAAGTTCTAAGAAAAATTCCGGTAGAATGGAAAGTTTTTTCAAAATACAGTAAAGTTCGGGTTAAAGTGAAAAACGTAGAAGTATTTCCTATTGATGAAACCCAGTATCTTAAATATTTTGAAAACTGTGAAGGTATTTTGTGCAATGCAGGCTTCGAAACTCCTGCTGAAGCGCTTTTCATGGATAAAAAACTATTTGTAATCCCTATCCATAACCAGTATGAACAGGAATGTAACGCCTGTGCTCTTGATAAGATGGGGATTCCAAATTCCAAAATTCTAGACTTTCAGGAGATTATGGAATGGGTAGCTTCAGAGTATCATCTGAAAGTAGATTATCCGGATAATATTGAAGAAATCCTGGTGAAGGATGTTTTAGCTCTTTAA